In Myxococcus guangdongensis, one genomic interval encodes:
- a CDS encoding KdsC family phosphatase: MQTDAPSKPGKEELTSRAARVRLLVFDVDGVLTDGGLYYGDGGELMKRFDVKDGHALVMARLSGLPAAILTARTSGIVEARGRELGLAAVFQGRRDKGAALDELLQQLGVPHEACAYMGDDHNDLAPLSRVGLSACPADAVPEVRQEVHFVAQSPGGRGAARELVELCLKASARWDGAVGLMRGTDGRSAQRG, encoded by the coding sequence ATGCAGACGGACGCACCTTCCAAGCCTGGAAAGGAAGAGCTGACGTCCCGCGCGGCGCGCGTGCGGCTCTTGGTCTTCGACGTGGACGGGGTGCTCACCGACGGCGGCCTGTATTACGGCGACGGCGGGGAGCTGATGAAGCGCTTCGACGTGAAGGATGGTCACGCCCTGGTCATGGCCCGGTTGTCGGGCCTGCCCGCCGCCATCCTCACCGCTCGCACCTCAGGAATCGTGGAGGCACGCGGGCGGGAGCTCGGGCTGGCGGCTGTGTTTCAAGGCCGCCGGGACAAGGGTGCCGCACTGGACGAGCTTCTCCAACAGTTGGGCGTACCCCATGAGGCCTGTGCCTACATGGGGGATGACCACAATGACCTGGCCCCGCTGTCGAGGGTGGGCTTGTCCGCGTGTCCTGCGGATGCAGTTCCCGAGGTGCGTCAGGAGGTCCACTTCGTGGCTCAGAGCCCGGGAGGCCGTGGGGCCGCTCGGGAGCTCGTGGAGCTCTGCCTCAAGGCCAGTGCCCGGTGGGACGGGGCCGTGGGTCTGATGAGGGGGACTGATGGACGCAGTGCGCAGAGAGGTTGA
- the wecB gene encoding non-hydrolyzing UDP-N-acetylglucosamine 2-epimerase, which yields MKKVIHIVGARPNFMKVAPIHRAIAARNQLQQVLVHTGQHYDVKMSDVFFSDLGLPAPEVHLGIGSGSHAQQTAKTMVELERVFLEHKPDLVSVVGDVNSTVAAALVSSKLGIALAHVEAGLRSYSRHQPEEINRVVTDRLSDLLLTPSRDADANLLKEGADPERIHFVGNVMIDSLLASKERADQLPVLKTLGVEPRGYAVCTLHRPSNVDDPKLLGGLLSAISHVASRVPVIFPVHPRTRKMISEQGLGSWFERSPNLRPVDPMGYLEFLALTSQAKLILTDSGGLQEETTALGVPCLTLRENTERPITVEQGTNEVVGTDPDRIRESADRVLDGQGKKGRIPEYWDGRSGERIADLFARFLGVDEDARRAASA from the coding sequence ATGAAGAAGGTCATCCACATCGTCGGCGCGCGCCCGAACTTCATGAAGGTCGCGCCCATTCACCGCGCCATCGCCGCGCGGAATCAGCTCCAGCAGGTCCTGGTCCACACGGGACAGCACTACGACGTCAAGATGAGCGACGTCTTCTTCTCGGACCTGGGACTGCCCGCGCCCGAGGTGCACCTGGGCATCGGCTCGGGGAGCCACGCGCAGCAGACGGCCAAGACGATGGTGGAGCTCGAGCGGGTGTTCCTCGAGCACAAGCCGGACCTGGTCTCCGTCGTCGGTGACGTCAACAGCACCGTCGCCGCCGCGCTCGTGTCGTCGAAGCTGGGCATCGCGCTCGCGCACGTCGAGGCGGGCCTGCGCAGCTACTCGCGGCATCAGCCGGAGGAGATCAACCGCGTCGTCACGGACCGGCTGTCGGACCTCCTGCTCACGCCCTCGCGCGACGCGGACGCCAACCTCCTGAAGGAGGGCGCGGACCCGGAGCGCATCCACTTCGTGGGCAACGTGATGATCGACTCGCTGCTCGCCTCGAAGGAGCGGGCGGACCAGTTGCCCGTGTTGAAGACCCTGGGCGTGGAGCCTCGTGGCTACGCGGTGTGCACGCTCCACCGGCCCTCCAACGTGGATGACCCGAAGCTGCTCGGGGGGCTGTTGTCGGCCATCTCGCACGTGGCCTCGCGCGTGCCGGTCATCTTCCCGGTGCACCCGCGCACGCGGAAGATGATTTCGGAGCAGGGCCTGGGCTCGTGGTTCGAGCGCAGCCCGAACCTGCGCCCGGTGGACCCGATGGGCTACCTGGAGTTCCTCGCGCTGACGTCGCAGGCGAAGTTGATTCTCACCGACTCGGGCGGACTGCAGGAGGAGACCACGGCGCTGGGCGTGCCGTGCCTCACGCTGCGCGAGAACACCGAGCGCCCCATCACCGTGGAGCAGGGCACCAACGAGGTCGTGGGCACGGACCCGGACCGCATCCGTGAATCCGCGGACCGCGTGCTCGATGGTCAGGGCAAGAAGGGCCGCATCCCCGAGTACTGGGATGGGCGCTCGGGCGAGCGCATCGCCGACCTGTTCGCGCGCTTCCTGGGCGTGGATGAGGACGCGCGACGCGCGGCTTCCGCGTGA
- a CDS encoding RluA family pseudouridine synthase: MHGEKESSVERSAPEQEGSSPADAAPEGFVDISFVVEPNYAGWRLEDYLGQKLRRMPRERLAGIILRGVRCEGRRLKPSTPVYPGLAFRLRRPGSEEPETPTTLPVVFQDEWLLVLDKPAGLPIHPTARYHKGTLVSLLRERFGERFAEPAHRLDRETSGLVVCGRTTESCRVLGRLFVSRDVHKEYLALCEGHPPEDTFTVDAPIAEGTELIRIAVRIDAREGKPSRTRFQVLQRFTRDGAPFALLRCFPETGRQHQIRIHLREAGFPLVGDKMYGPDPGYFDRFSKHSLEPEAWARLRLPRHALHAERIVFPHPGTGAEVSFSAPLPSDLADFIAGAPLPPPPSSTQGR; encoded by the coding sequence ATGCACGGCGAGAAGGAGTCATCGGTGGAGCGCTCCGCCCCTGAGCAGGAAGGCTCGAGTCCCGCGGACGCCGCTCCCGAGGGCTTCGTCGACATCTCCTTCGTCGTCGAGCCCAACTACGCGGGCTGGCGCCTGGAGGACTACCTGGGCCAGAAGCTGCGCCGCATGCCTCGCGAGCGCTTGGCCGGCATCATCCTGCGCGGTGTCCGTTGCGAAGGGCGACGGCTGAAGCCCTCCACGCCCGTGTACCCCGGGCTGGCCTTCCGCCTGCGCCGTCCCGGCAGCGAGGAGCCGGAGACGCCCACCACGCTGCCCGTCGTCTTCCAGGACGAGTGGCTGCTGGTGCTCGACAAGCCCGCCGGTCTGCCCATCCATCCGACGGCGCGCTACCACAAGGGCACCCTCGTCTCCCTCCTGCGCGAGCGCTTCGGTGAGCGCTTCGCCGAACCCGCGCACCGTCTGGACCGCGAGACGAGCGGCCTGGTCGTCTGCGGTCGCACCACCGAATCCTGCCGCGTGCTCGGCCGGCTCTTCGTCTCGCGCGACGTGCACAAGGAGTACCTCGCCCTCTGCGAAGGACATCCTCCCGAGGACACCTTCACCGTGGATGCCCCCATCGCCGAGGGCACCGAGCTCATCCGCATCGCCGTGCGCATCGACGCGCGCGAGGGCAAGCCGAGCCGGACCCGGTTCCAGGTGCTCCAGCGCTTCACGCGCGACGGCGCGCCCTTCGCGCTCCTGCGCTGCTTCCCGGAGACGGGACGGCAGCACCAGATTCGCATCCACCTGCGCGAGGCGGGCTTCCCGTTGGTCGGCGACAAGATGTACGGCCCGGACCCGGGCTACTTCGACCGCTTCAGCAAACACAGCCTGGAGCCCGAGGCCTGGGCTCGGCTGCGACTGCCTCGCCACGCGCTGCACGCCGAGCGCATCGTCTTCCCGCACCCCGGCACCGGCGCGGAGGTCTCGTTCTCGGCCCCGCTCCCCTCGGACCTCGCGGACTTCATCGCGGGCGCTCCCCTGCCACCTCCGCCCTCCTCGACGCAGGGTCGTTGA
- the purF gene encoding amidophosphoribosyltransferase, with amino-acid sequence MCGIFGITGHAEASNLTYLGLHALQHRGQESAGIVASDGHGLRAHRQMGLVADIFDAPVLAGLPGQSAIGHVRYSTAGGSQLKNAQPLFVQYAGGQCAIAHNGNLVNAATLKEKLEADGAIFQSDADTEVILHLLARSRQGSFEQKLVEALRKVEGAYSLLVLTENKLVAVRDPLGIRPLVLGRMKEGAYVVASETTALDLIEADVVRELEPGELLVIENGLMRTSKPFAEPARLGRCIFEQVYFARPDSVLFGNSVYEVRKRMGMQLAREQPANADLVIAVPDSGVAAAIGFSQQSGIPYDVGLIRSHYVGRTFIEPQQSIRHFGVKLKLSAVRHVIKGKRVVVVDDSIVRGTTSRKIVKMIKAAGALEVHLRISSPPTKWPCFYGIDTPSRQELIAASHSTDEIARYVTADSLGYISIEGLGEAVGDPSRGSFCTACFSGQYLLGDMAGSAQGASKLTA; translated from the coding sequence ATGTGCGGCATCTTCGGAATCACGGGACACGCCGAGGCCTCCAACCTGACGTACCTGGGGCTGCACGCCCTGCAGCATCGCGGGCAGGAGTCCGCGGGTATCGTCGCCTCTGATGGTCATGGCCTGCGGGCACACCGTCAGATGGGGCTGGTGGCCGACATCTTCGATGCGCCAGTGCTCGCCGGCTTGCCCGGTCAGTCGGCCATCGGCCACGTGCGCTATTCGACGGCGGGCGGCAGCCAGCTCAAGAACGCGCAGCCGCTCTTCGTGCAGTACGCGGGCGGTCAGTGCGCCATCGCGCACAACGGAAACCTGGTCAACGCGGCGACGCTGAAGGAGAAGCTGGAGGCCGACGGAGCCATCTTCCAGTCGGACGCCGACACGGAGGTCATCCTCCACCTGCTCGCGCGCTCGCGGCAGGGGAGCTTCGAGCAGAAGCTGGTGGAGGCCCTGCGCAAGGTGGAGGGCGCCTACAGCCTGCTGGTGCTCACCGAGAACAAGCTGGTCGCGGTGAGAGACCCCTTGGGCATCCGGCCGCTGGTGCTGGGGCGGATGAAGGAAGGCGCGTACGTCGTCGCCAGCGAGACGACGGCGCTGGACCTCATCGAGGCGGACGTGGTGCGCGAGCTGGAGCCCGGTGAGCTGCTCGTCATCGAGAACGGCCTCATGCGCACGAGCAAGCCGTTCGCGGAGCCCGCGCGGCTGGGGCGGTGCATCTTCGAGCAGGTGTACTTCGCGCGGCCGGACTCGGTGCTGTTCGGCAACAGCGTGTACGAGGTGCGCAAGCGCATGGGCATGCAGCTGGCGCGCGAGCAACCGGCGAACGCGGACCTGGTCATCGCGGTGCCGGACTCGGGAGTGGCGGCGGCCATCGGCTTCTCGCAGCAGAGCGGGATTCCGTATGACGTGGGGCTCATCCGCAGCCACTACGTGGGCCGGACGTTCATCGAGCCGCAGCAGTCCATCCGTCACTTCGGCGTGAAGCTGAAGCTGTCGGCCGTGCGCCACGTCATCAAGGGCAAGCGCGTGGTGGTGGTGGACGACTCCATCGTCCGCGGCACGACGAGCCGCAAGATCGTGAAGATGATCAAGGCGGCCGGAGCGCTGGAGGTGCACCTGCGCATCTCCTCGCCGCCGACGAAGTGGCCCTGCTTCTACGGCATCGACACGCCCAGCCGGCAGGAGCTCATCGCCGCGAGCCACAGCACGGACGAGATTGCCCGCTACGTCACGGCGGACTCGCTGGGCTACATCTCCATCGAGGGCCTGGGCGAGGCCGTGGGCGACCCCAGCCGGGGCAGCTTCTGCACGGCGTGCTTCTCCGGTCAGTACCTCCTCGGAGACATGGCCGGCTCCGCGCAGGGAGCCAGCAAGCTCACCGCCTGA
- a CDS encoding ABC transporter ATP-binding protein, with translation MPASPSPAKPRLPSRVTLGRLLTLARPEVPTLVVGTLFLLLSSAATLVFPRAIGDLVDEALGARSRDKLDTIALVMFAVFVVQSVAMALRAYLFSTAGERVVTRLRKRLFQSLLSQEVAFFDERRTGELTSRLASDTSVLQNTVTTNVSMTLRYTFQALGGVALLFFTSPRLTLVMLALIPAVAIGAVVYGRRVRVLSRQVQDALAASSEVAEEDLSGIRTVRSFAAEGHEVERYSVAVDRALALAKDRARQSALFMGIASLAMYGSTAAMLWYGGRMVVDGELTVGALTSFLIYTSLVALSLSAVAEVWADFMRASGAAERVFELVDRVPAIPAGGHQLPSVKGHVEFRGVRFSYPTRADVPVLQGLDLEIKPGEVVAVVGPSGGGKSTLASLMSRFYDPQGGAVVLDGHPLTTLEPEWLRRNVGMVAQEPQLFSCSIADNIRYARPDATDAEVEHAARAANAHDFIQRFPERYDTQVGERGVQLSGGQKQRVAIARAVLKDPRLLILDEATSALDAESEHLVKDALERLMKGRTTLVIAHRLSTVANVDRVLVLESGRIVQSGTHASLMGQEGLYRRLVERQFVAA, from the coding sequence GTGCCCGCCAGTCCGTCACCCGCCAAGCCCCGGCTCCCCTCGCGCGTGACGCTGGGTCGCCTGCTCACCCTCGCCCGACCCGAGGTCCCCACGCTCGTCGTGGGCACGCTCTTCCTGCTGCTCAGCAGCGCCGCCACGCTCGTCTTTCCCCGCGCCATCGGCGATTTGGTGGACGAGGCGCTCGGCGCGCGCAGCCGCGACAAGCTGGACACCATCGCGCTGGTGATGTTCGCCGTCTTCGTCGTGCAGTCGGTGGCGATGGCGCTGCGCGCCTACCTCTTCAGCACCGCGGGCGAGCGCGTGGTGACGCGGCTGCGCAAGCGCCTGTTCCAGAGCCTGCTGTCCCAGGAGGTGGCCTTCTTCGACGAGCGCCGCACGGGAGAGCTCACCAGCCGGCTCGCCTCGGACACGAGCGTCCTGCAGAACACCGTCACCACCAACGTCTCCATGACGCTGCGCTACACCTTCCAGGCCCTGGGCGGCGTGGCGCTGCTGTTCTTCACCTCCCCCCGGCTGACGCTGGTGATGCTCGCGCTCATCCCCGCGGTGGCCATCGGCGCGGTGGTGTACGGCCGGCGCGTGCGAGTGCTGTCGCGACAGGTGCAGGACGCGCTCGCCGCCTCCAGCGAGGTCGCCGAGGAGGATTTGTCCGGCATCCGCACCGTGCGTTCGTTCGCCGCGGAGGGCCACGAGGTGGAGCGCTACAGCGTCGCGGTGGACCGCGCGCTGGCGCTGGCGAAGGACCGCGCGCGCCAGTCCGCGCTCTTCATGGGCATCGCCTCGCTGGCCATGTACGGCTCCACCGCGGCCATGCTCTGGTACGGCGGCCGCATGGTGGTGGACGGCGAGCTCACCGTCGGCGCGCTCACCTCGTTCCTCATCTACACCTCGCTCGTGGCGCTCTCGCTGAGCGCCGTGGCGGAGGTGTGGGCGGACTTCATGCGCGCCAGCGGCGCGGCCGAGCGCGTCTTCGAACTGGTGGACCGCGTGCCCGCCATCCCCGCCGGAGGCCATCAGCTCCCGTCAGTGAAGGGCCACGTGGAGTTCCGCGGCGTGCGCTTCTCCTACCCCACGCGCGCGGACGTGCCGGTGCTCCAGGGGCTGGACCTGGAGATCAAGCCCGGCGAGGTCGTCGCCGTGGTGGGCCCGTCGGGCGGAGGCAAGTCCACGCTCGCCTCGCTCATGTCGCGCTTCTACGACCCGCAGGGCGGCGCGGTGGTGCTGGACGGACATCCCCTCACCACGCTCGAGCCCGAGTGGCTGCGCCGCAACGTCGGCATGGTGGCCCAGGAGCCGCAGCTGTTCTCCTGCTCCATCGCGGACAACATCCGCTACGCGCGGCCCGACGCCACCGACGCGGAGGTCGAACACGCCGCGCGCGCCGCCAACGCCCACGACTTCATCCAGCGCTTCCCGGAGCGCTACGACACCCAGGTGGGCGAGCGCGGCGTGCAGCTGTCCGGCGGTCAGAAGCAGCGGGTCGCCATCGCCCGCGCGGTGCTCAAGGACCCCCGCCTGCTCATCCTCGACGAGGCGACGAGCGCGCTCGACGCGGAGAGCGAGCACCTGGTGAAGGACGCGCTGGAGCGCCTGATGAAGGGCCGCACCACGCTCGTCATCGCCCACCGCCTGTCCACCGTGGCCAACGTGGACCGCGTGCTCGTGCTGGAGTCGGGCCGCATCGTCCAGAGCGGCACCCACGCCAGCCTCATGGGCCAGGAGGGCCTCTACCGCCGCCTGGTCGAGCGCCAGTTCGTCGCGGCCTGA
- the kdsA gene encoding 3-deoxy-8-phosphooctulonate synthase: MSASSLPITLCGHKVGPGQKLFVIAGPDSIESEEMALKHAHLLKGITSRLGVPYAFKCSYDKANRTSGKSFRGPGLREGLRILARIRDEVGVPVLTDVHETSHVGPASEVVDIIQIPAFLCRQTDLVEAVARSGKGVNLKKGQFVAPKDIVHSARKAFESGNPNVLVTERGSTFGYNNLVVDMRGLAQMREAGLAVCFDATHSVQQPSSGDGVTGGDRKFVSLLARAAAAAGIDALFTEVHEDPDRALCDGPCSLNPQMFEDVVRNVLDIRRVLGHEPG; this comes from the coding sequence ATGAGCGCCAGCAGCCTTCCGATTACCCTCTGTGGCCACAAGGTTGGCCCGGGACAGAAACTCTTCGTCATCGCCGGCCCGGACAGCATCGAGTCCGAGGAGATGGCGCTGAAACATGCTCACTTGCTCAAGGGCATCACCAGCCGGCTGGGCGTGCCCTATGCCTTCAAGTGCTCTTATGACAAGGCCAACCGGACAAGCGGGAAGTCCTTCCGAGGTCCTGGCCTCCGGGAAGGGCTGCGCATCCTAGCGCGTATCAGGGATGAAGTGGGCGTCCCGGTCCTCACGGACGTCCATGAAACCAGCCACGTAGGTCCTGCCTCGGAAGTTGTGGATATCATCCAGATACCGGCGTTCCTCTGCCGGCAGACGGACCTGGTCGAGGCGGTGGCTCGCTCGGGGAAGGGCGTGAATTTGAAGAAGGGACAGTTCGTGGCCCCCAAGGACATCGTCCACTCGGCGCGCAAGGCGTTCGAGTCGGGCAACCCCAACGTGCTCGTCACCGAGCGGGGTTCGACCTTCGGCTACAACAACCTGGTGGTGGACATGCGGGGCCTGGCGCAGATGCGCGAGGCGGGCCTGGCGGTGTGCTTCGACGCCACGCACTCCGTGCAGCAGCCCAGCTCCGGTGACGGTGTGACGGGAGGCGACCGGAAATTCGTCTCATTGCTCGCCCGTGCTGCCGCTGCCGCCGGGATTGATGCATTGTTCACGGAAGTCCATGAGGACCCTGACCGTGCCCTGTGTGACGGTCCGTGCTCCCTCAATCCACAGATGTTCGAGGACGTGGTACGAAATGTGCTGGATATCCGCCGGGTGTTGGGACACGAGCCCGGCTGA
- a CDS encoding response regulator, with amino-acid sequence MGSGMMQQEGSTAMTDQLYTTHDISRLLQVDPSTVSKWIDRGILMAFRTPGGHRRVRSADLRTFLIAHQMPVPEELGSGTVRLLVVDDERAVLDAVKRAFKPFSAQVELQTTTSGVEALLLVSEQKPHGMIIDLNMPDIDGLEVCRRIRARKQMEGVRLITMTSMHTADVVEQSKQAGALACLAKPLDVQQVLELFRVPISLGAKR; translated from the coding sequence ATGGGCAGCGGAATGATGCAGCAAGAGGGGAGTACGGCGATGACGGACCAGCTCTACACGACGCACGACATCAGTCGTTTGCTTCAGGTGGATCCGTCCACGGTGAGCAAGTGGATTGACCGGGGCATCCTGATGGCCTTCAGGACGCCGGGCGGTCACCGCCGGGTGCGCTCGGCGGACCTGCGCACCTTCCTCATCGCGCACCAGATGCCGGTTCCGGAGGAGCTGGGCAGCGGCACGGTGCGGCTGTTGGTGGTGGATGACGAGCGGGCGGTGCTGGACGCCGTCAAGCGCGCGTTCAAGCCGTTCTCCGCGCAGGTGGAGCTTCAGACGACGACGAGCGGCGTGGAGGCCCTGCTGCTGGTGTCCGAGCAGAAGCCGCACGGGATGATCATCGACCTGAACATGCCGGACATCGACGGCCTCGAGGTCTGCCGTCGCATCCGCGCGCGCAAGCAGATGGAGGGTGTGCGGCTCATCACGATGACGTCCATGCACACCGCCGACGTCGTGGAGCAGTCCAAGCAGGCTGGCGCGCTCGCGTGCCTGGCCAAGCCGCTCGATGTGCAGCAGGTGCTGGAGCTGTTCCGCGTGCCCATCTCGCTCGGCGCCAAGCGCTGA
- the kdsB gene encoding 3-deoxy-manno-octulosonate cytidylyltransferase, which translates to MPSSRTIAVIPARHASTRYPGKPLALIAGRPMVEHVWRRCQEAGVFHEVWVATDDERIRATVESFGGRAVMTSPACATGTDRVAEVARARPDVDVWVNVQGDEPLVDPAALEALAGLFDDTAVRMGTLVRPLEADEAESPHVVKAVLALNGDALYFSRSLVPHARETGTPVPRWGHIGLYGYRRDVLLRLADLAPTPLEETEKLEQLRALEHGISIRCARVSWRTVAVDIPADVAKVEAVMREKGLL; encoded by the coding sequence ATGCCCTCCTCGCGCACCATCGCCGTCATCCCCGCCCGTCACGCCAGCACCCGATATCCGGGCAAGCCGCTCGCCCTCATCGCCGGCCGTCCCATGGTGGAGCATGTCTGGCGCCGCTGTCAGGAAGCAGGCGTCTTCCACGAGGTCTGGGTCGCCACCGACGACGAGCGCATCCGCGCCACCGTCGAGTCCTTCGGCGGCCGCGCGGTGATGACCAGCCCCGCGTGCGCCACGGGCACGGACCGCGTGGCCGAGGTCGCCCGCGCCCGTCCTGACGTGGACGTCTGGGTGAACGTGCAGGGCGACGAGCCCCTGGTCGACCCGGCCGCGCTCGAGGCCCTCGCCGGACTCTTCGACGACACCGCCGTGCGCATGGGCACCCTCGTGCGTCCCCTGGAGGCCGACGAGGCGGAGAGCCCACACGTCGTGAAGGCGGTGCTCGCGCTCAACGGCGACGCGCTCTACTTCAGCCGCAGCCTGGTCCCCCACGCCCGGGAGACGGGCACCCCCGTCCCGCGCTGGGGCCACATCGGCCTGTACGGCTACCGGCGCGACGTCCTGCTGCGCCTCGCGGACCTGGCCCCCACGCCGCTGGAGGAGACGGAGAAGCTGGAGCAGCTGCGCGCGCTGGAGCACGGCATCTCCATCCGCTGCGCCCGCGTCTCCTGGCGCACGGTGGCCGTGGACATCCCCGCGGACGTCGCGAAGGTCGAGGCCGTCATGCGCGAGAAGGGCCTGCTCTAG
- a CDS encoding CTP synthase, with the protein MRSKKTKFIFVTGGVVSSLGKGLASASIGALLENRGLAVTLLKLDPYINVDPGTMSPFQHGEVFVTEDGGETDMDLGHYERFTNARMSRLNNFTSGRIYHAVIMKERRGEYLGKTVQVIPHITDEIKASIRQAAQDADVVIVEVGGTVGDIESLPFLEAIRQMRYDVGSQNAVYVHLTLLPYIGAAGEVKTKPTQHSVMKLREIGIQPDFLVCRTDREVSRELKDKIAMFCNVDTGNVFTSPDVRSIYELPLELHRQGLDDRLAEVLNIWSRAPHLERWENIIRKVYEPARGQVQVAIVGKYVNLTESYKSLNEALLHGGIANDVKVNLHFVDSQDVEAQGPEKLLAGVDAILVPGGFGVRGTEGKIAAVRYAREKKIPFFGICLGLQMAVVEFSRTVLGLTNANSLEFNEHTPHPVVTLMESQVSVQDKGGTMRLGSYACALKPGTRAHQLYGQDLIQERHRHRYEVNNGYRGRLQEAGLVISGHNPELNLVEMIELSDHPYFVGCQFHPEFKSKPFAPHPLFSGFIKAALDQRDASAGQVRA; encoded by the coding sequence ATGCGCTCCAAGAAGACCAAGTTCATTTTCGTGACGGGCGGAGTGGTCAGCTCCCTCGGCAAGGGCCTCGCCTCGGCCTCCATCGGCGCCCTGCTGGAGAACCGTGGCCTCGCCGTCACGTTGCTCAAGCTGGACCCGTACATCAACGTGGACCCGGGCACGATGAGCCCGTTCCAACACGGTGAGGTCTTCGTCACCGAGGACGGTGGCGAGACCGACATGGACCTGGGCCACTACGAGCGTTTCACCAACGCGCGGATGAGCCGGCTCAACAACTTCACGTCCGGCCGCATCTACCACGCGGTCATCATGAAGGAGCGCCGCGGCGAGTACCTGGGCAAGACGGTGCAGGTGATTCCGCACATCACGGATGAAATCAAGGCGAGCATCCGTCAGGCGGCCCAGGACGCGGACGTGGTCATCGTGGAGGTGGGCGGCACGGTGGGCGACATCGAGTCGCTGCCCTTCCTCGAGGCCATCCGCCAGATGCGCTACGACGTGGGCAGCCAGAACGCCGTCTACGTGCACCTGACGCTGCTGCCGTACATCGGCGCGGCCGGCGAGGTGAAGACCAAGCCCACGCAGCACTCGGTGATGAAGCTGCGCGAAATCGGCATCCAGCCCGACTTCCTCGTGTGCCGCACGGACCGCGAGGTGTCGCGCGAGCTCAAGGACAAGATTGCGATGTTCTGCAACGTGGACACCGGCAACGTGTTCACGTCCCCGGACGTGCGCAGCATCTACGAGCTGCCCCTGGAGCTGCACCGCCAGGGCCTGGATGACCGGCTCGCGGAGGTGCTCAACATCTGGAGCCGCGCGCCGCACCTGGAGCGCTGGGAGAACATCATCCGCAAGGTGTACGAGCCCGCGCGAGGCCAGGTGCAGGTGGCCATCGTCGGCAAGTACGTGAACCTGACGGAGAGCTACAAGAGCCTCAACGAGGCGCTGCTCCACGGCGGCATCGCCAACGACGTGAAGGTCAACCTGCACTTCGTGGACAGCCAGGACGTGGAGGCGCAGGGGCCCGAGAAGCTGCTCGCCGGCGTGGACGCCATCCTGGTCCCCGGCGGCTTCGGCGTGCGGGGCACCGAGGGCAAGATTGCCGCCGTGCGCTACGCGCGGGAGAAGAAGATTCCCTTCTTCGGCATCTGCCTGGGCCTGCAGATGGCGGTGGTGGAGTTCAGCCGCACCGTGCTGGGGCTCACCAACGCGAACAGCCTGGAGTTCAACGAGCACACGCCGCACCCGGTGGTGACGCTCATGGAGAGCCAGGTGTCGGTGCAGGACAAGGGAGGCACCATGCGCCTGGGCAGCTACGCCTGCGCGCTCAAGCCGGGCACCCGCGCCCACCAGCTCTACGGCCAGGACCTCATCCAGGAGCGCCACCGGCACCGCTACGAGGTGAACAACGGCTACCGCGGCCGCCTGCAGGAGGCGGGATTGGTCATCTCCGGTCATAATCCGGAGCTGAACCTGGTGGAGATGATCGAGCTGTCGGACCACCCCTACTTCGTCGGCTGCCAGTTCCACCCCGAGTTCAAGAGCAAGCCCTTCGCCCCCCACCCCCTCTTCTCCGGCTTCATCAAGGCCGCGCTCGACCAGCGCGACGCCTCCGCCGGCCAGGTGCGCGCATGA
- a CDS encoding aldo/keto reductase, which yields MEQRVFGGTGKQVPVLGQGTWQMEEDDRDEAIRSLRAGLDLGLTHVDTAELYGHGRVEESIVSAAIAGRRQEVFLVSKVMPSNATYAGTLAACERSLKRLRTDTLDCYLLHWPGSHPLEETVRAFEKLVADGKIRSWGVSNFGVAELEELVELAKPERIACNQVLYHLGERAIEHAVLPWCEARGIAVVGYSPFGNGRFPRPDSPGGRVLEAVAGAHGVTPRQVALQFLVRRPSLFAIPKASRVAHLRDNAAAASLKLSREELARIDAAFPRGASTDELPML from the coding sequence ATGGAGCAGCGCGTCTTCGGCGGTACCGGCAAGCAGGTTCCCGTCCTCGGTCAGGGGACGTGGCAGATGGAGGAGGATGACCGCGACGAGGCCATCCGCTCGCTGCGCGCGGGGTTGGACCTGGGGCTGACGCACGTGGACACCGCGGAGCTGTATGGCCACGGCCGCGTCGAGGAGTCCATCGTCTCCGCGGCCATCGCCGGCCGACGTCAGGAGGTCTTCCTGGTGTCGAAGGTGATGCCGTCCAACGCGACGTATGCGGGCACGCTGGCCGCGTGTGAGCGGAGCCTGAAGCGGCTGCGCACCGACACGTTGGATTGCTACCTGCTGCATTGGCCCGGCTCGCATCCGTTGGAGGAGACGGTGCGCGCCTTCGAGAAGCTGGTGGCGGACGGGAAGATTCGCTCGTGGGGCGTGAGCAACTTCGGCGTGGCGGAGCTGGAGGAACTCGTCGAGCTCGCGAAGCCGGAGCGCATCGCGTGCAACCAGGTGCTGTACCACCTGGGGGAGCGCGCCATCGAACACGCAGTGCTGCCGTGGTGTGAGGCGCGGGGCATCGCGGTGGTGGGCTACAGCCCGTTCGGCAACGGTCGCTTCCCGCGTCCCGACAGTCCGGGGGGCCGCGTGCTGGAGGCCGTGGCCGGCGCGCATGGCGTCACGCCCCGACAGGTGGCGCTCCAGTTCCTGGTGCGGCGGCCCTCGCTGTTCGCCATCCCGAAGGCGAGCCGCGTGGCGCATCTGCGCGACAATGCCGCGGCCGCGTCGCTGAAGCTGTCCCGGGAGGAACTGGCGCGCATCGACGCCGCGTTCCCGCGGGGGGCCTCCACCGACGAGCTGCCGATGCTCTGA